Proteins co-encoded in one Metabacillus sp. KUDC1714 genomic window:
- a CDS encoding carbohydrate ABC transporter permease has product MKQSTKDHISGYLYISPFFIIFGVFGLFPIIFTAYISFHKWNILGTKEFVGFNNYQLLFTDPLFWKALGNTFSIWFISTLPQLFLALIFAFILNSALLKGKEFFRLAVFLPNITSVVAVAIIFGAIFGEHYGILNYLLSFIGVEPINWKASYLGTHIAISAMVMWRWTGYNTIIYLSALQSIPKDLYEAATIDGANKMQQFFYITIPMIRPMVIFTVILSTIGGMQIFAEPLMFSGNGGGALDQGLTMTLYLYEEAFVRNSFGYSSAIAWVLFLIIVLFSLVNLYVTNRIKSAE; this is encoded by the coding sequence ATGAAACAATCGACTAAGGATCATATTTCAGGATATTTATATATTTCTCCGTTTTTTATCATTTTTGGTGTATTTGGTCTATTTCCGATTATCTTTACAGCCTATATTTCGTTTCATAAATGGAACATATTAGGCACAAAAGAGTTTGTTGGCTTTAATAACTACCAACTCCTATTTACAGATCCTCTCTTTTGGAAGGCGTTAGGTAATACATTTAGTATTTGGTTTATATCCACTTTACCCCAACTATTTCTTGCATTAATTTTTGCTTTTATTTTAAATTCTGCCTTACTAAAGGGAAAAGAATTTTTCCGCTTAGCTGTTTTCTTACCAAATATAACCTCTGTTGTGGCTGTAGCGATTATCTTTGGGGCCATCTTTGGAGAACATTACGGAATTTTAAACTACCTCCTATCGTTTATAGGTGTTGAACCAATCAACTGGAAGGCTTCCTACCTAGGTACTCATATTGCCATTTCCGCAATGGTCATGTGGAGATGGACAGGTTATAACACAATTATTTATTTATCTGCCCTTCAAAGTATTCCAAAGGATTTATATGAGGCAGCTACAATTGATGGTGCGAATAAAATGCAGCAGTTTTTTTACATAACGATCCCAATGATACGTCCTATGGTGATTTTTACAGTTATTTTATCTACAATTGGCGGAATGCAAATCTTTGCTGAGCCACTAATGTTCTCTGGAAACGGAGGAGGAGCATTAGACCAAGGACTGACAATGACTCTCTATTTGTATGAAGAAGCATTTGTACGGAACTCATTTGGTTATTCATCAGCAATTGCTTGGGTACTTTTCCTAATTATTGTTCTTTTCTCTTTAGTCAATCTATATGTGACAAACCGAATCAAATCTGCTGAATAA
- a CDS encoding ABC transporter permease encodes MALIKIIIQKMLNNKWLTFSLFLGLLMTVSLVSSIPTYTSSVLHKLLVKELEQHQIDKKQFPGEFSFLTSFTEGKNSVDATKEIEAINERLTTEVNVPILTNTTVLNTVPFNIYKENMTEADKHGRFVSLTNIEQHITITDGRLPSKTENGIIEVLVPERTLKKRGIVLNNKLRAEEGNQKFSVIPVGTFRAKEKNDPYWSIPPERYTDDFVVLEEKFKNELLKEEFLASARFYSAWDYHAIENQHLPSMLQLEGNVKAEISDVIDANVIVNFPIADILATYEKKEEQLKTMLWSLNVPVLVMLSLYLFMVSRLIVNRQLSEISVLSSRGATRLQIMFIYLIEIGILGGIAFLLGPQIGMLMCKLLGGTNGFLQFVQRESLPVRVGAESYLYGAIALLTSVFMVMIPVYQGSRQSIVHQKQLAAKSMTKTNWLTLILGLILIVISSYGLYVFNNRKPVANQELFVDPILFFIPALFIIGLGLILLHLYPLLLGSIYKLGKKYWNLSLYSTFIQVSRSIKQYQFLMLFLIMTIGVGVFSASAARTLNENFEQQLRYENGADLTIDVKWESNEIQATSEVASPTETNDTNGAPEATETPVSAANEIVYTEPSFEPFLQIEEIDHAAKVLRVNGMKAEAKGNSLYSFEVMGIEPKEFGQTAWFKPSLLPHHWYDYLNLLAKEPSSVLISRSVAKSLGVKEGDYIKLDGDQTNTMEVVVYGIIDYWPGFLPKKEEKDEEQPALIIANLPYVQNAMGLEPYEVWVKVKPDASRESLYENLKQANLPILEINDVHPELVALKNSAFLLGLNGTLSLGFIISILIAFIGFLLFWILTIKSRVLQYGVYRAMGIPLRKLIGILVYEQVFTSGIACLLGLLIGGMTSVLFVPLFHLSMDNQLPFQVLFDPSDEQKIYLFVSFMLTVGLLILVVLVKKIKIYQAIKLGED; translated from the coding sequence GTGGCATTAATTAAAATTATCATTCAAAAAATGTTGAATAATAAATGGTTAACCTTCAGCTTATTCCTTGGGCTTTTAATGACTGTTTCACTTGTCTCAAGTATACCCACCTATACCTCAAGCGTGTTACATAAGCTATTAGTAAAGGAATTGGAACAACATCAAATAGATAAAAAACAATTTCCGGGGGAATTTTCTTTTTTAACAAGCTTTACAGAAGGGAAAAACTCAGTAGATGCTACGAAGGAAATCGAAGCAATAAATGAAAGGCTTACTACTGAAGTGAATGTACCGATCTTAACGAATACCACAGTGCTAAATACGGTCCCTTTTAATATCTATAAGGAAAACATGACAGAAGCTGATAAGCATGGTAGATTTGTTAGCCTCACAAATATTGAACAGCATATTACCATTACAGATGGCAGGCTTCCATCAAAAACTGAAAATGGGATTATCGAAGTATTAGTACCAGAGAGAACATTGAAAAAAAGAGGTATTGTCTTAAATAATAAATTACGTGCAGAAGAAGGGAATCAGAAGTTTTCAGTCATTCCAGTCGGTACATTTCGTGCAAAAGAAAAAAATGATCCTTATTGGTCGATTCCACCTGAACGATATACCGATGATTTTGTTGTGTTGGAGGAAAAGTTTAAAAATGAGCTTTTAAAAGAAGAGTTTCTTGCTTCAGCACGTTTTTATTCAGCTTGGGATTATCATGCTATCGAAAATCAGCATCTCCCCTCCATGCTTCAATTAGAGGGAAACGTAAAAGCTGAAATTAGCGATGTGATTGACGCAAATGTAATTGTCAATTTTCCGATTGCTGATATTTTAGCAACATATGAGAAAAAAGAGGAACAATTAAAGACAATGCTATGGTCCTTAAATGTACCTGTCCTTGTTATGCTGTCACTCTACCTCTTTATGGTTTCACGCTTAATTGTAAATCGACAGCTAAGCGAAATATCCGTCTTATCTAGCCGTGGGGCAACAAGATTGCAAATTATGTTTATCTATTTAATCGAGATTGGCATTCTAGGGGGCATTGCATTTCTTCTAGGACCACAGATTGGGATGCTGATGTGTAAATTATTAGGTGGGACAAACGGCTTTCTTCAGTTTGTACAAAGAGAGTCCCTACCTGTAAGAGTGGGAGCTGAATCATATCTATATGGTGCAATAGCCTTATTAACGTCAGTTTTTATGGTTATGATCCCAGTGTATCAAGGATCGAGGCAAAGTATTGTTCATCAAAAACAACTTGCTGCAAAGTCCATGACAAAAACGAACTGGCTGACACTAATCCTAGGACTAATTCTGATTGTAATTTCAAGTTACGGGTTATATGTATTTAATAATCGAAAGCCAGTAGCAAATCAAGAATTATTTGTTGATCCGATTTTATTTTTCATTCCAGCTTTATTCATCATTGGACTTGGACTAATACTGTTACATCTTTACCCGCTTCTATTAGGGTCAATATACAAGCTAGGAAAAAAATATTGGAATCTTTCACTCTACAGTACATTTATCCAAGTAAGTCGCTCTATTAAGCAGTATCAATTTCTAATGCTTTTTCTCATCATGACAATTGGTGTTGGCGTATTTAGTGCTAGTGCAGCAAGAACACTTAATGAAAATTTTGAGCAGCAGCTGCGCTATGAAAATGGTGCTGATCTTACTATAGATGTTAAGTGGGAAAGTAATGAGATTCAAGCAACATCAGAAGTAGCTTCTCCTACTGAGACGAATGATACAAATGGAGCACCAGAAGCAACAGAAACACCTGTTTCAGCAGCAAATGAAATCGTTTATACAGAACCTTCATTTGAACCATTTTTACAAATAGAAGAGATCGATCATGCAGCAAAGGTGCTACGCGTGAATGGTATGAAGGCAGAAGCAAAGGGGAATAGCCTCTATTCCTTCGAGGTGATGGGTATTGAACCGAAGGAGTTTGGGCAAACAGCCTGGTTTAAGCCTTCCTTACTTCCACATCACTGGTACGACTATTTAAATTTATTAGCTAAAGAACCAAGCTCGGTATTGATCTCAAGGTCTGTGGCAAAATCACTTGGGGTAAAGGAAGGAGATTACATTAAGCTTGATGGGGATCAGACAAACACGATGGAAGTTGTCGTGTATGGAATTATTGATTATTGGCCGGGTTTTCTCCCGAAAAAAGAGGAAAAGGATGAAGAACAGCCAGCGTTAATCATAGCAAATTTACCTTACGTTCAAAATGCGATGGGGCTTGAGCCATATGAAGTCTGGGTAAAAGTAAAGCCTGATGCATCTAGGGAGAGTTTATATGAAAATTTAAAACAGGCAAATCTTCCAATCTTGGAGATTAATGATGTTCATCCAGAGTTAGTAGCGTTAAAAAATAGTGCCTTTTTATTAGGTTTAAATGGAACGCTTTCTCTAGGATTTATCATCTCGATTTTAATTGCTTTTATTGGCTTTCTATTATTCTGGATTTTAACGATTAAATCAAGGGTTCTTCAATATGGAGTGTATCGTGCAATGGGGATTCCACTCCGTAAACTGATAGGAATCCTTGTATATGAACAAGTATTCACATCAGGTATTGCATGTTTACTAGGTTTATTAATCGGAGGAATGACAAGTGTCCTTTTCGTACCACTTTTCCATCTCTCAATGGATAACCAATTACCATTCCAAGTATTGTTCGATCCAAGTGATGAACAAAAAATATATTTATTTGTATCGTTCATGTTAACGGTAGGTTTATTGATCTTAGTCGTACTTGTGAAAAAAATAAAAATCTATCAAGCAATTAAGTTAGGTGAGGATTAA
- a CDS encoding carbohydrate ABC transporter permease produces MNEVGVKRYSPGRIITYLLLTIMAFLSIFPFYWMFVIGSNHTSAVNKFPPAMLPGMNFMENAQKVFVNIDFFKAIMNSVITSTTITVSVLFFCSLAGFAFAKLEFKGKNWLFIFIIATMMVPSQLGIIPSYMIVSKLGWIDSLNAVIVPAMVNAFGVFWMRQYISATIPNELLDAGRMDGCSNFTLYWKVVLPSVRPAMATLGLITFMNVWNDFLWPLVVLKDRSMHTIQIALRTLNGAYYQDFAMILAGTFMATLPILIVFLMFSKQFIAGLTEGSIK; encoded by the coding sequence ATGAACGAAGTAGGAGTTAAACGGTACAGTCCTGGAAGGATAATTACTTATTTATTGCTTACTATTATGGCATTTCTATCGATCTTTCCGTTTTATTGGATGTTTGTTATTGGATCTAACCATACATCTGCAGTAAATAAATTTCCACCAGCAATGTTGCCAGGTATGAATTTTATGGAAAATGCGCAAAAGGTTTTTGTGAATATTGATTTCTTTAAGGCAATTATGAACTCAGTGATTACGTCTACAACGATTACAGTTTCTGTTCTGTTCTTTTGCTCATTAGCTGGCTTTGCGTTTGCGAAATTAGAGTTCAAAGGTAAGAATTGGTTGTTTATTTTTATCATTGCGACAATGATGGTACCTTCTCAATTAGGGATTATTCCTTCCTACATGATTGTTAGTAAATTAGGTTGGATCGATAGTTTAAATGCCGTTATTGTCCCAGCAATGGTCAATGCGTTTGGGGTCTTTTGGATGAGACAATATATATCAGCTACTATTCCAAATGAACTTTTGGATGCAGGAAGAATGGATGGCTGTTCAAACTTCACGTTATATTGGAAAGTCGTATTACCGTCTGTACGTCCAGCGATGGCGACATTAGGCTTAATTACTTTTATGAATGTATGGAATGATTTCTTATGGCCGTTAGTTGTATTAAAGGATCGAAGCATGCATACGATACAAATTGCCCTAAGAACATTAAATGGAGCATACTATCAAGATTTTGCGATGATTTTAGCCGGAACATTTATGGCAACCCTTCCGATATTAATTGTTTTCCTCATGTTTAGTAAACAATTTATCGCAGGATTAACTGAGGGGTCTATTAAATAA
- a CDS encoding ABC transporter ATP-binding protein yields the protein MNLSIKENQLIALKGRSGSGKTTLLNLIGALDRPTNGEIYFHGEPLSLLNTKQQAEYRRTKLGFIFQSHGLVPLMTVEENIEFGLRVTGAPREEWDSRVQEAIDVVGLTNRAKHRPYELSGGEQQRVAIARAISTEPSLILADEPTAELNSTMAYQIVQVFKKLVNEKKTTMILTTHDPAIMEMLDYVYTLEDGRIE from the coding sequence ATTAATCTTTCCATCAAAGAAAATCAATTAATAGCCTTAAAGGGAAGATCTGGTTCTGGAAAAACAACCTTGTTGAATCTTATTGGTGCACTTGATCGACCTACAAACGGAGAAATCTATTTTCACGGGGAGCCTCTAAGCCTGTTAAATACGAAACAGCAAGCTGAATATCGCAGAACGAAACTTGGTTTTATTTTTCAATCTCATGGACTTGTTCCACTTATGACTGTTGAAGAAAATATTGAATTTGGACTCCGTGTTACTGGTGCTCCAAGAGAGGAATGGGATTCAAGAGTTCAGGAGGCTATTGACGTAGTAGGATTAACAAATCGAGCAAAACATCGTCCGTATGAACTTTCCGGAGGTGAGCAGCAAAGAGTGGCAATTGCACGTGCAATTTCAACTGAACCATCGCTTATTTTAGCAGATGAACCTACAGCAGAATTGAATAGTACAATGGCCTATCAAATTGTTCAAGTTTTTAAAAAGTTGGTAAACGAGAAAAAAACGACAATGATTTTGACAACACATGATCCAGCTATTATGGAAATGCTGGATTATGTGTATACATTGGAGGATGGAAGAATTGAATGA
- a CDS encoding efflux RND transporter periplasmic adaptor subunit: MNETKGFRFVTNSCLSLALLIPLSACSLLPKEEPVLAPPLVEPAKIEYDTVEVKKGDVIKRVKGLGTLTPAENQPLAFSQSGSRLKKVSVKKGEIVKKGQLIAQLDPGSLTVELELAEIELKKAEIKVKQLRAQAADSYSMELAELDIDGLQIRVENLRNELEKTKMISPINGIVTFITEKKAGDSVEAFESIVHVADTSNLQLVYSAISGDEVVDTKVGMKAEILINGKTMTGKVVQTPSEVPIEKLEENPDLYQRSIFMAIEKQPKDINVGESADFEIITAQKKDVLIIPKSALRTLVGRDYVQILEGQAKREIDIEKGLVSATEVEVISGLEVGDTVILK; encoded by the coding sequence TTGAATGAAACGAAAGGGTTTCGATTTGTCACAAATTCATGTTTGTCATTAGCCCTACTGATACCTTTGTCAGCCTGTTCACTACTTCCCAAAGAGGAACCTGTCCTTGCTCCTCCATTAGTAGAGCCTGCTAAGATTGAATACGATACTGTTGAAGTGAAAAAAGGCGATGTCATTAAACGTGTAAAAGGCTTAGGCACATTAACACCTGCAGAAAATCAACCTTTAGCTTTTTCACAGTCAGGTAGCCGTTTGAAAAAGGTGAGTGTGAAAAAGGGAGAGATAGTAAAAAAGGGACAGCTCATCGCACAATTGGATCCAGGAAGCTTAACTGTTGAATTGGAGTTAGCAGAAATTGAATTAAAAAAGGCAGAAATAAAGGTTAAGCAATTACGTGCACAGGCAGCTGATTCATATTCGATGGAATTGGCTGAATTAGATATTGATGGCCTGCAAATTCGGGTTGAAAATCTTAGAAATGAGCTAGAGAAAACAAAAATGATATCACCTATAAATGGGATCGTTACATTTATTACTGAAAAAAAGGCAGGGGATTCTGTAGAAGCATTTGAATCAATTGTTCATGTTGCCGATACATCAAATCTTCAACTAGTTTACTCGGCCATCAGTGGAGATGAAGTAGTGGATACAAAGGTTGGTATGAAAGCCGAGATCTTAATTAATGGGAAAACAATGACAGGAAAAGTGGTCCAAACACCTTCGGAGGTTCCGATCGAAAAGCTTGAAGAGAATCCTGATTTGTATCAACGAAGTATTTTTATGGCCATTGAAAAGCAACCAAAGGATATAAATGTAGGAGAATCGGCTGACTTTGAAATTATTACTGCGCAGAAAAAGGATGTCCTTATTATTCCTAAGAGTGCCTTAAGAACCTTAGTTGGCCGTGATTACGTACAAATATTAGAAGGTCAAGCAAAGCGAGAAATTGATATTGAAAAAGGGCTTGTTTCAGCAACTGAGGTCGAGGTTATTAGTGGCTTAGAAGTGGGAGACACAGTCATTTTGAAGTAG